The Brassica oleracea var. oleracea cultivar TO1000 unplaced genomic scaffold, BOL UnpScaffold00982, whole genome shotgun sequence genome has a window encoding:
- the LOC106320611 gene encoding UPF0496 protein At3g57100-like — translation MKTLAPFSSHRLRQRISTVYPAMTFLSPPSLTSSSSSMIKSRSEENLSKLNECMENMDEDVSEMFMECHQTDFRQEPELLRLLSDYFTTSKSVSELCESLRKCLERAEHEECFMLDEALRDFEEEKSGCSGLLEASFRKTFRDLSKLNDLCTSCNSDDGDCDGDFLRKLQICHRDLAEMIVKLESTMKEIERKLRRVRGKRAVVTAAIIAPVIALVTVSKIVAGIFGSVPVGEVATFAASKWKKSTATLKREKTAVTSMEGATMVALKEVERISRLVSRLEAVERSIRATAEFAVKKRSPVAVAMGEMERERKRLKSTLVDLDRETGRCDGFVVFGRTLAKGKIFEFLSCGEKSSNSNPTSLFLFS, via the coding sequence ATGAAAACTCTTGCGCCATTTTCAAGTCACCGTCTCCGTCAACGAATCTCCACCGTCTATCCGGCGATGACGTTCCTATCACCACCTTCCTtaacctcctcttcctcttcgatGATAAAGTCTCGGTCAGAAGAAAACTTGAGCAAGCTCAACGAATGCATGGAGAACATGGACGAGGATGTCTCGGAGATGTTCATGGAATGTCATCAAACGGATTTCCGCCAAGAACCCGAGCTGCTTCGTCTCCTCAGCGACTACTTCACCACAAGCAAATCCGTCAGCGAGCTCTGCGAGTCTCTGAGAAAGTGTCTGGAGAGAGCAGAACACGAGGAGTGCTTCATGTTAGACGAGGCGTTGCGTGACTTCGAGGAGGAGAAAAGCGGTTGCAGCGGTTTGTTAGAAGCAAGTTTCAGAAAAACCTTCCGAGACCTGAGTAAGTTGAACGACTTGTGTACTAGTTGTAACTCCGACGACGGAGATTGTGATGGTGATTTTCTCAGGAAGCTTCAGATCTGTCATCGAGATTTAGCCGAGATGATCGTGAAGCTAGAGTCGACCATGAAGGAGATCGAGAGGAAGCTGAGACGCGTGCGTGGCAAAAGAGCGGTGGTCACGGCGGCGATAATCGCTCCGGTGATTGCCCTAGTGACGGTGAGCAAAATCGTCGCCGGAATATTCGGATCCGTTCCGGTTGGGGAGGTGGCTACGTTCGCTGCTTCCAAGTGGAAGAAGTCGACGGCGACTCTGAAACGGGAAAAGACGGCGGTGACGTCGATGGAGGGGGCGACGATGGTGGCTCTCAAGGAAGTGGAGAGGATCAGTAGACTGGTGAGTAGGTTGGAGGCGGTGGAGAGGTCTATTAGAGCAACGGCGGAGTTCGCCGTTAAGAAACGGTCGCCGGTGGCTGTAGCTATGGGAGAGATGGAGAGGGAAAGGAAGAGGTTGAAGTCAACGCTCGTTGACTTAGATAGAGAGACGGGAAGGTGCGATGGGTTCGTGGTGTTTGGACGTACATTGGCTAAGGGCAAGATCTTTGAGTTTCTCTCTTGTGGCGAGAAAAGCTCCAACTCCAATCCAActagtttgtttttgttttcttag